A genomic segment from Alteribacillus bidgolensis encodes:
- a CDS encoding MFS transporter — protein sequence MAKSITRILLGNVQVTKNLLLLLVIGGLYAISISLSNTFVNIYLWKQSGEVSDIALYQLASVTTQPVAFLLAGYISKKADRIISLRLGVFILTAFYLTVLFAGESAETILLLLGALLGMGFGFYWLGYNVLTFEITEPDTRDFFNGFAGLLTSFAGMIGPISAGAIITWMPDTQGYKMIFFISFFLFIMAVLLSLKMKHRHAEGPLKIPAAAKEIKRNLAWRKILYSHFIQGLREGIFVFIIVLWVYMATNSELALGSYGLVTSAVSFAGYFLVSRFLKPSRRKKAIFIGGILLFGAVFLIVFNPAYPLLMTYGVIVSAAYPMLLVPYVSLTYDVLGKASSAGPLRIEYLITKEWFINGGRAVSILLLLLGISLLDEKQIIPILMVICGSGHFFIYFVIKGIDTRFLQNKKEVNSGMPENGGGDSLT from the coding sequence ATGGCTAAGTCAATTACAAGAATTTTACTCGGAAATGTACAAGTGACGAAAAATTTATTATTATTATTAGTAATCGGCGGTCTTTATGCTATATCTATATCCTTATCCAATACGTTTGTAAATATATATTTATGGAAGCAATCCGGTGAAGTTTCGGATATCGCGTTATATCAACTGGCATCCGTGACAACTCAACCTGTTGCTTTTTTATTGGCCGGCTATATTTCAAAAAAAGCTGATCGCATTATTTCCTTGCGTTTAGGTGTTTTTATACTAACTGCTTTTTATTTAACTGTTTTATTTGCAGGAGAATCAGCTGAAACGATTCTTCTTTTATTAGGGGCATTACTAGGCATGGGATTTGGTTTTTATTGGCTTGGATATAATGTTCTCACATTCGAAATAACAGAACCGGATACTCGTGATTTTTTTAATGGATTTGCAGGTCTGTTAACCTCGTTTGCGGGGATGATCGGTCCGATAAGTGCAGGGGCTATTATTACATGGATGCCTGATACACAAGGATATAAAATGATATTTTTTATATCATTTTTCCTCTTTATTATGGCTGTACTTTTAAGTTTAAAGATGAAACACCGGCATGCTGAGGGGCCATTAAAAATACCAGCAGCTGCCAAAGAAATAAAAAGAAACTTGGCATGGCGAAAAATCCTCTATTCCCATTTTATACAAGGATTAAGAGAAGGTATATTTGTCTTTATCATCGTTCTGTGGGTTTATATGGCAACAAATAGTGAACTTGCTCTTGGTAGTTATGGTTTAGTAACGTCTGCAGTTTCTTTTGCAGGTTATTTTTTGGTAAGCAGGTTCTTAAAACCTTCACGTCGTAAAAAAGCCATTTTTATTGGAGGGATTTTGTTATTTGGTGCTGTTTTTCTTATCGTTTTTAATCCCGCTTATCCTCTCTTAATGACATATGGAGTTATTGTTTCAGCTGCTTATCCCATGCTCCTTGTGCCATATGTCTCTTTAACCTATGATGTGTTAGGAAAAGCTTCAAGTGCAGGCCCCCTTCGGATTGAGTATTTGATTACAAAAGAATGGTTTATTAATGGTGGCAGAGCGGTGTCTATCTTATTATTGTTATTAGGCATTTCTTTATTAGATGAGAAACAAATTATTCCTATCCTTATGGTGATTTGTGGATCTGGTCACTTTTTTATCTATTTTGTTATAAAAGGTATTGACACAAGATTTCTTCAAAATAAAAAAGAAGTGAATAGTGGAATGCCTGAAAACGGAGGAGGAGATTCTCTCACTTGA
- a CDS encoding peptidoglycan D,D-transpeptidase FtsI family protein, translating into MAKNKVGKNRIPFRLNLLFFAVFILFSALILRLGFIQIVQGDEFESELEQTSSETARIDAPRGLMYDRNGELIVDNELVLSLTYTNEQDVPDDERIRIATELSKLIEVDSEEMENIPERDKKDYWLVTHPEEAAELLTQEDRNTIEDDDELYDLQLKRITDEQLDELNEEREIIAIWREMTSGYYDSPQRIKKGLSREEAHSISERLDNLSGVDILRDANRKYLYEDAFPRFFGRTGAIPRENLEEYLAKGYDRSDEVGTSFLEEYYEEALRGNKGEILSANKSNNSGKESNGSRGNDLVLSVDMALQQEVETIIDEEVDSSTGSFINDKEAYVVLMEPQTGEILSVSGYSDHLGSISSSFEMGSTVKPATVMLGLQTGVINQHSVVVDRTLNIPYTPPISSVSNLGPVNYLTALERSSNVFMAHIAMELAGYNYGVSQTWNTTEYNEAYDTFRYYYDQFGLGAETGVDLPFESTGINGGNASPGNLLYLSFGQFDTYTPMQLAQYVSTIANDGYRMKPHFVKQIREASADKTKLGAVRQQFEPTIMNKVDINNEYINMAQEGMWRVTNGSRGTARSYFNDTEYVAAGKTGTAEIRIRQDGSNRVVEGNNQAFIGYAPYDDPEVAIAVIVPYVYKDSAGGTSGIANAIARRSLDAYFDLRKDRPDIEPDDTDE; encoded by the coding sequence GTGGCAAAAAATAAAGTTGGAAAGAATCGAATTCCTTTCCGGTTAAATTTATTATTCTTTGCTGTTTTTATATTGTTTTCGGCATTAATTTTAAGACTTGGTTTTATCCAAATTGTTCAAGGCGATGAATTTGAAAGTGAACTTGAACAAACAAGCAGTGAAACAGCTCGAATTGATGCGCCCCGTGGTCTTATGTATGACAGAAACGGGGAACTCATTGTCGATAATGAACTCGTATTATCGCTTACATATACAAATGAACAAGATGTCCCTGATGACGAAAGGATACGTATTGCGACAGAGCTGAGTAAATTAATTGAAGTTGACAGTGAAGAGATGGAGAATATTCCAGAGCGAGATAAAAAAGACTATTGGCTGGTGACACATCCAGAAGAGGCTGCTGAATTACTTACTCAAGAAGATAGGAACACAATAGAAGATGATGATGAACTGTATGACCTGCAGTTGAAGCGAATTACAGATGAGCAGTTAGATGAATTAAATGAGGAACGAGAAATTATAGCAATTTGGAGAGAAATGACAAGTGGTTATTATGATTCTCCACAGCGAATTAAAAAAGGACTGTCACGAGAAGAAGCCCACAGCATAAGCGAACGGTTGGATAACTTGTCAGGAGTTGACATTTTACGCGATGCAAACCGGAAGTATTTATATGAAGATGCTTTTCCTCGATTTTTTGGACGTACAGGAGCTATTCCGCGAGAAAATCTTGAGGAATATTTGGCCAAAGGGTACGATAGATCCGATGAGGTAGGCACGAGTTTTCTCGAAGAATATTATGAAGAAGCACTTCGAGGTAATAAAGGTGAAATCTTAAGCGCTAATAAATCAAATAATTCTGGGAAAGAAAGTAATGGGAGCCGTGGGAATGACCTTGTTCTGTCGGTTGATATGGCCCTGCAGCAAGAAGTTGAAACCATCATTGATGAAGAAGTAGACAGCTCCACCGGCAGCTTTATTAATGACAAAGAGGCATATGTGGTATTGATGGAGCCGCAAACGGGAGAAATATTGTCCGTTTCCGGGTATTCTGATCACCTTGGCTCTATTTCGAGCTCGTTTGAAATGGGGTCTACCGTAAAACCAGCTACTGTAATGTTGGGCTTACAAACAGGTGTAATTAACCAACATTCAGTCGTGGTCGATAGAACGTTAAATATACCTTACACCCCGCCTATAAGCTCTGTGTCTAATTTGGGGCCAGTCAATTACTTGACGGCGCTTGAAAGGTCTTCAAATGTGTTCATGGCACACATAGCAATGGAATTAGCCGGCTATAATTATGGTGTGAGTCAAACCTGGAATACGACCGAATATAATGAAGCTTATGATACTTTCCGCTACTATTATGATCAATTTGGGTTAGGAGCAGAAACAGGTGTGGACCTTCCATTTGAATCTACAGGCATAAATGGAGGGAATGCAAGTCCAGGTAATCTTTTATATCTTAGCTTTGGTCAGTTTGACACCTACACCCCGATGCAGCTTGCTCAATATGTTTCAACGATTGCAAATGATGGTTATCGTATGAAACCTCATTTTGTTAAACAAATACGCGAAGCTAGTGCAGATAAAACTAAACTTGGAGCAGTTCGCCAGCAGTTTGAGCCTACAATTATGAATAAAGTAGATATAAATAATGAGTATATCAACATGGCTCAAGAAGGGATGTGGCGAGTAACAAATGGGAGCAGAGGAACGGCGCGCTCTTATTTTAATGATACAGAATATGTAGCTGCTGGAAAAACTGGTACAGCAGAAATAAGAATTCGCCAGGATGGATCAAACAGGGTAGTCGAAGGAAATAACCAAGCTTTTATTGGGTATGCTCCATATGACGATCCAGAAGTAGCCATCGCTGTTATTGTGCCATACGTCTATAAAGACTCTGCAGGCGGAACAAGCGGTATTGCTAATGCCATTGCAAGACGATCATTGGATGCTTATTTTGATTTAAGAAAAGACCGTCCGGACATCGAACCAGATGATACAGACGAATAA
- the rpmG gene encoding 50S ribosomal protein L33: protein MRVQVTLACTESGDRNYITSKNKRKNPERIELRKFSPRLNKYTVHRETK, encoded by the coding sequence ATGCGTGTACAAGTAACGTTAGCTTGCACAGAGTCAGGCGACCGTAATTATATTACGTCTAAAAACAAACGTAAAAACCCAGAACGCATTGAACTAAGAAAATTTAGTCCGCGATTGAACAAATACACTGTGCATCGCGAAACAAAATAA
- a CDS encoding 5-formyltetrahydrofolate cyclo-ligase yields MMNQKRDFRLHIRNQFEELPVHLINTKSNNVYDHLFRWNMWQEASRVAITMAANNEVETRPIIEKGWEQGKIMAVPKVNPKRRTLDFYEINSFNETREDFAGILEPDPSLTRLIIKTSFDLIIVPGLAFDKQKFRIGFGGGYYDRFLEGLNVTTCSLVLDFQLFDYVPSEGHDIPLTALITETGIIR; encoded by the coding sequence ATGATGAATCAAAAAAGAGATTTTCGCTTACATATTAGAAATCAATTTGAAGAATTACCGGTTCATCTAATAAATACAAAAAGTAATAATGTGTATGATCACTTATTTCGTTGGAACATGTGGCAAGAGGCATCCAGGGTTGCTATAACGATGGCTGCCAATAATGAGGTAGAGACAAGACCAATCATCGAAAAGGGCTGGGAACAAGGTAAAATAATGGCGGTGCCAAAAGTAAATCCTAAACGCCGAACATTAGATTTTTATGAAATAAACTCTTTTAATGAAACACGAGAGGATTTTGCCGGCATTTTAGAACCTGATCCATCGTTAACACGACTCATAATTAAAACAAGTTTCGATTTAATTATTGTACCGGGGCTTGCTTTTGATAAACAAAAATTCCGAATTGGTTTTGGCGGGGGCTATTATGATCGTTTTTTAGAGGGTTTAAACGTTACCACGTGCTCTTTGGTGCTAGACTTCCAATTGTTTGATTACGTTCCTAGTGAAGGGCATGACATACCTTTAACTGCATTGATCACAGAAACGGGGATTATTCGCTAG
- a CDS encoding HAD family hydrolase has protein sequence MRWNTICFDLDNTLFSHEEAFEHAIMHTFEETLKELNQKYDHLPSINIKDWFRTFKYNCDYYWENFENNKLSHDAYRKVRYEKTMETFGLPVEPNSAKNFHEQYEEVVVGYSVPYKGLHELLNTLKEAEINMGIITNGKRETQERKVIQLDIDKYIPFEHLIVSEDAGAEKPEQDIFDLALKKINGEKNKALFIGDSWKLDVQGAIAAKWDAIFLNTRNEKRTRGCPPAAEHFSLAETAQFLYWSLHLKG, from the coding sequence ATGCGATGGAATACAATTTGTTTTGACTTAGATAATACATTATTCAGTCACGAAGAAGCATTTGAACATGCTATCATGCATACGTTTGAAGAGACGTTAAAAGAATTGAATCAAAAATATGACCATCTGCCGTCCATAAATATCAAAGACTGGTTTCGTACGTTTAAATATAATTGCGATTACTATTGGGAGAATTTTGAAAACAATAAATTATCTCATGACGCATATAGAAAAGTTCGATATGAAAAAACGATGGAAACATTCGGACTGCCGGTTGAACCAAATAGTGCAAAAAATTTTCACGAACAGTACGAAGAAGTGGTGGTTGGTTATAGTGTCCCTTATAAAGGGCTTCATGAACTACTGAACACATTAAAAGAAGCAGAAATAAACATGGGTATTATAACGAATGGAAAACGGGAAACGCAAGAACGTAAAGTGATTCAGTTAGACATAGATAAGTATATTCCGTTTGAACATCTCATTGTGTCCGAAGACGCAGGGGCAGAAAAACCCGAACAGGATATTTTTGACCTTGCCTTAAAGAAAATAAACGGTGAGAAGAATAAAGCTTTGTTTATAGGTGATTCGTGGAAGCTTGATGTGCAGGGAGCAATCGCTGCAAAGTGGGACGCAATATTTTTAAATACACGCAATGAAAAAAGAACTCGAGGATGTCCTCCAGCTGCTGAACATTTTTCTCTTGCTGAAACCGCTCAATTTCTCTACTGGTCGCTCCATTTGAAAGGATGA
- a CDS encoding rhomboid family protein has product MKPNHLFWKFIYHLVIKEDLRIIDISPDNKQVWIEKEQNGKKAAIRIVKVEYDWMKDLEIDKEKAKRMLNKVKKIIPARKLIFFNIYVSTYPPVDLNSKLVQHWENEENMKSFFIASDSAQSTVDEPGDVLKTMGFEQHWENSHDLMAEEHQFYARYFKKEVFRKQEQLEKKDKNLLLFGKPRFTYLLLVSILLVFFAVEQAGGSTDILTLIDFGAKYNPAIIEGEWWRFFSAMFLHIGFFHLFMNSLALFYLGGAVERMYGTTRFIIIYFIAGLFGSLASFTFNEQISAGASGAIFGCFGALLYFGFIHQKLFFRTMGMNVLIILAINLSFGFIVPAVDNGAHIGGLIGGFLASAFVHLPKHGWKFRQVFIFFLTAVLSSTLFWYGHANESKAESPLLDLQIAQEHLERDNVEEAEYILESLLENKDNAQAYFLMGNVSIQKEDYETSAQYFEKAAELENEFPQAHYNLSLVYIELNEYEKAELALARAKETNESKGDERLNFEKVEELLKERE; this is encoded by the coding sequence GTGAAGCCAAACCATCTTTTTTGGAAATTTATATACCATTTAGTAATAAAAGAAGATTTACGCATTATTGATATTAGTCCTGATAATAAGCAGGTGTGGATAGAAAAAGAACAAAACGGCAAAAAAGCTGCGATACGTATCGTGAAAGTGGAATATGACTGGATGAAAGATTTAGAAATAGATAAAGAAAAAGCAAAACGTATGTTAAATAAAGTAAAAAAAATAATACCAGCTAGAAAATTAATATTTTTTAATATATACGTTTCAACGTATCCTCCAGTGGATCTGAATAGCAAATTGGTACAGCATTGGGAAAACGAAGAGAACATGAAGTCTTTTTTTATAGCATCAGACTCCGCTCAATCTACCGTAGATGAACCGGGGGATGTCTTAAAAACCATGGGATTTGAACAACACTGGGAAAACTCTCATGATTTAATGGCGGAAGAACATCAGTTTTATGCCCGTTATTTTAAAAAAGAAGTTTTTAGAAAGCAAGAACAACTAGAAAAAAAAGATAAAAATTTATTGCTTTTTGGAAAACCTAGATTTACTTATTTACTGCTGGTTTCAATTTTACTCGTATTTTTTGCAGTAGAGCAGGCAGGCGGCAGTACCGATATACTCACTTTAATTGATTTTGGTGCAAAATATAATCCAGCTATCATCGAAGGAGAGTGGTGGAGATTTTTCTCTGCCATGTTTCTTCATATCGGATTTTTTCATTTATTTATGAATTCATTAGCGTTATTTTATTTAGGTGGGGCTGTAGAAAGAATGTATGGCACTACACGGTTTATTATTATTTATTTTATCGCAGGTCTATTTGGTTCTCTAGCAAGTTTTACTTTTAATGAACAAATCTCTGCTGGTGCTTCAGGTGCAATTTTTGGATGTTTTGGGGCATTATTATATTTTGGGTTCATCCATCAAAAATTATTTTTTCGTACTATGGGAATGAATGTTTTAATTATATTAGCCATAAACCTTTCCTTTGGATTTATCGTTCCAGCTGTTGATAATGGTGCACATATTGGCGGTTTAATAGGTGGATTTTTAGCATCGGCATTTGTACACCTTCCAAAACACGGTTGGAAGTTTAGACAAGTTTTTATTTTCTTCTTAACTGCTGTGTTAAGCAGCACACTGTTTTGGTATGGGCATGCAAATGAGAGCAAAGCAGAATCTCCTCTGCTTGACTTGCAAATCGCCCAAGAGCATTTAGAAAGGGACAACGTTGAAGAAGCGGAATATATTTTGGAGTCACTCTTAGAAAATAAAGACAATGCTCAGGCCTATTTTTTAATGGGAAATGTATCGATTCAAAAAGAAGATTATGAAACTTCCGCTCAATACTTTGAGAAGGCTGCAGAACTTGAAAATGAATTTCCACAAGCCCATTACAATCTTTCATTAGTTTATATAGAATTAAATGAATATGAAAAAGCTGAACTAGCTTTGGCTCGTGCTAAAGAAACAAATGAATCGAAAGGTGATGAAAGGCTGAACTTTGAAAAAGTGGAAGAGTTATTAAAAGAAAGAGAGTAA
- a CDS encoding spore germination protein, translating to MDKNGVPVSKKLEENQKYLSEELAVDKNFDIIELPVEYNGRKMLFYMVDGFVKDSAMTQIQRELAHLKYSQYRADTLKLLITSRIPYVELDTSDDLNEIVDQVLSGPAALVVEGEEQVILIDVREYPVRSLEEPQTEQVVRGAKDGFVETIVFNTALARRRIRDRGLRMEYLSVGKRSLTDLCIGYIEDIANKDMVETIKERIEKIKVDGLPMADKTIEEYLYGQYLNPYPLVRYTERPDTAAAHLLEGHVLIFVDGSPAVIITPCTFWHHLQHAEEYRQKPVIGTMHRLTRHFAVFASLFLLPLWFLFANEAIDPPAYMSYIGAEESGKVPLLTQFLIAELGIEMLRMAAIHTPSALATALGLVAAILIGEIAIEVGLFSSEVVLYLAVAAIGSYATPSYELSLANRLCRIIFLLMAAWFGVTGFIASVTVWILLLIVLRPAGVPYLWPFIPFSFHALGDILKRRPIPLKNRRPDAFQLIDEDK from the coding sequence ATGGACAAAAATGGTGTGCCAGTAAGTAAAAAATTAGAAGAAAATCAAAAATATCTTTCTGAAGAACTGGCTGTTGATAAAAATTTTGATATTATTGAACTTCCTGTTGAATATAACGGCAGGAAAATGCTCTTTTATATGGTGGACGGTTTTGTAAAAGATTCAGCGATGACACAAATTCAGCGTGAGCTTGCTCATTTAAAGTATTCTCAATATCGTGCTGATACGTTAAAGTTACTTATCACATCAAGAATACCGTATGTTGAATTAGACACAAGTGATGATTTAAATGAAATAGTAGACCAGGTTCTCTCTGGTCCGGCAGCGCTTGTTGTTGAGGGGGAAGAGCAGGTCATTCTCATCGATGTCAGAGAATATCCTGTTCGAAGTCTCGAAGAGCCGCAAACAGAGCAAGTCGTTAGAGGAGCGAAAGACGGTTTTGTTGAAACGATAGTATTTAACACAGCATTAGCAAGAAGAAGAATAAGAGACCGTGGTTTGCGAATGGAATATCTATCTGTTGGCAAGCGCTCCTTGACCGATCTATGTATTGGCTATATTGAAGACATAGCAAATAAAGATATGGTGGAAACCATTAAAGAACGTATAGAAAAGATAAAAGTCGACGGTTTGCCAATGGCTGACAAAACGATTGAAGAATATTTGTATGGACAGTATTTGAATCCGTACCCTCTCGTAAGATATACAGAAAGACCTGATACAGCAGCAGCCCACTTGTTAGAAGGCCATGTATTAATATTTGTAGATGGTTCACCAGCTGTTATTATTACTCCATGTACCTTTTGGCACCATTTACAACATGCAGAAGAATACAGACAAAAACCAGTAATAGGAACAATGCATCGTTTAACAAGACATTTTGCTGTGTTTGCATCATTATTTCTGCTTCCATTGTGGTTTTTGTTTGCTAACGAGGCTATCGACCCGCCGGCTTATATGAGTTATATTGGAGCAGAAGAATCAGGAAAGGTACCGCTTTTAACTCAATTCTTAATTGCAGAACTAGGAATAGAAATGTTACGAATGGCAGCAATTCATACGCCATCCGCTTTAGCAACTGCGCTTGGTTTAGTGGCTGCTATATTAATAGGGGAAATAGCGATTGAAGTGGGTTTGTTTTCATCAGAAGTAGTACTTTACCTTGCAGTAGCCGCTATCGGTTCATATGCCACCCCAAGCTATGAATTGAGTTTAGCGAATAGATTGTGTCGTATAATATTTTTATTGATGGCAGCTTGGTTTGGAGTCACTGGCTTTATAGCGAGTGTAACAGTATGGATATTATTATTAATAGTGCTAAGACCAGCAGGAGTCCCATATCTATGGCCGTTTATCCCTTTTTCTTTTCACGCGCTTGGTGATATTTTAAAAAGAAGGCCTATTCCATTAAAAAATAGAAGGCCTGATGCATTTCAACTTATTGATGAGGATAAATAA
- a CDS encoding YqgQ family protein, whose product MNSITDIRKWLVQFRTIVYTKDRLADLELMEDEMREAYQMGMLNQEMYQKAMLILLQEKSALSDNK is encoded by the coding sequence ATGAATTCAATAACTGACATCAGAAAATGGCTTGTGCAGTTTAGAACAATCGTATACACAAAAGACCGCCTAGCGGATCTTGAATTAATGGAAGACGAAATGAGAGAAGCTTATCAAATGGGTATGTTAAATCAAGAAATGTATCAAAAAGCTATGTTGATTTTACTGCAAGAAAAATCGGCACTATCCGATAATAAATAA
- a CDS encoding ROK family glucokinase, which translates to MEAQYVLGIDVGGTSVKLAVLTVDGNLLEKWNVPTNKADNGAYILKDISSSVKEHLLNLRLDKNQFIGAGIGVPGFINMEKGMVDFAVNIGWRDYPIVRILSDYLDMPVVVDNDANLAAAGEYWKGAGTGADDLIMFTIGTGVGGGIIVKGDILHGVGGMGGEIGHVTVVPEGGTPCNCGKAGCLETVSSATGIVRIGNIEAEKNKESSLYKQKQEGIQLTTKNIFEAAVRGDQTADAVIEKAMYFLGLAAANIANVLNPQKIVIGGGVSAAGEQLLFPLRNHYDNFALERVKLDSEFALAELGNDAGVMGAAWLAKTYLKD; encoded by the coding sequence ATGGAAGCACAATACGTACTAGGGATCGATGTAGGCGGAACTTCCGTTAAGCTAGCAGTGTTAACCGTAGATGGTAATTTGCTTGAAAAATGGAATGTTCCGACAAATAAAGCAGACAACGGAGCCTATATTCTTAAAGATATATCTTCCTCTGTTAAAGAACATCTTTTAAACCTGAGGTTGGATAAGAATCAATTTATAGGTGCTGGTATTGGAGTGCCAGGTTTTATTAATATGGAAAAAGGTATGGTAGATTTTGCGGTAAACATTGGCTGGAGAGACTATCCGATTGTACGCATTCTTTCAGACTATCTTGATATGCCAGTAGTTGTAGATAATGATGCAAATTTAGCTGCTGCAGGTGAGTACTGGAAAGGCGCGGGAACTGGTGCAGATGATTTAATAATGTTTACTATTGGTACAGGCGTTGGCGGTGGAATCATTGTAAAAGGAGATATTCTTCATGGCGTTGGGGGCATGGGAGGAGAAATAGGACATGTTACCGTTGTTCCTGAAGGAGGGACACCCTGCAATTGCGGAAAAGCAGGATGTCTAGAAACAGTATCGTCTGCTACAGGGATCGTACGTATAGGTAATATAGAAGCTGAAAAAAATAAGGAATCTTCTCTATATAAACAAAAGCAAGAAGGAATACAATTGACGACGAAAAATATTTTTGAAGCTGCAGTTCGAGGCGATCAAACGGCTGATGCTGTTATCGAAAAAGCAATGTATTTCCTAGGATTAGCAGCTGCAAACATAGCTAATGTATTAAACCCTCAAAAAATTGTAATAGGGGGAGGCGTGTCGGCTGCCGGAGAACAATTGCTTTTTCCATTACGGAATCATTACGATAACTTTGCATTAGAAAGAGTAAAGTTGGATTCTGAATTTGCCCTTGCTGAATTAGGAAATGATGCAGGAGTGATGGGTGCTGCATGGCTTGCAAAAACGTATTTAAAAGATTAG
- the rocF gene encoding arginase: MNRNVTMIGVPMDLGQNRRGVDMGPSAIRYAGVLERIRTLGYNIEDKGDIQVKKETLGNENIHNLSNLDPVTETNKSLARTVSSINKEGHFPLILGGDHSIAIGTIAGMSGYFDNLGVIWYDAHGDLNTADTSPSGNIHGMPLAVSLGLGHPTLTTINGDFPKIKPENVIIIGARELDEGEKDYIRQSGMNVYTMHEIDRLGMSEVMHQSINYLKDRCDGVHLSLDLDGLDPHDAPGVGTPVLGGLTYRESHLAMEMLAEAKMVTSAEFVEVNPILDEKNKTAEVAVALMGSLFGEKLK; encoded by the coding sequence ATGAACCGAAACGTAACAATGATCGGCGTGCCGATGGACCTTGGTCAGAACAGGCGCGGAGTAGATATGGGACCAAGTGCTATCCGTTATGCAGGAGTTTTAGAAAGAATCCGCACTTTAGGATACAATATAGAAGATAAGGGCGACATACAAGTTAAAAAAGAAACACTCGGAAACGAAAACATACACAATTTAAGCAACTTAGACCCTGTAACAGAAACAAATAAATCTTTAGCAAGAACAGTCTCTTCCATTAATAAAGAAGGGCATTTTCCGCTTATCCTTGGCGGTGATCATAGTATTGCTATTGGAACTATTGCTGGAATGTCAGGCTATTTTGATAACCTTGGTGTGATTTGGTATGATGCTCATGGTGATTTGAATACTGCTGACACTTCTCCTTCAGGTAATATTCATGGAATGCCTCTTGCTGTCTCTCTTGGTTTAGGTCATCCTACTTTGACGACAATAAATGGGGATTTTCCAAAAATTAAACCGGAAAACGTAATCATTATAGGAGCAAGAGAGCTTGACGAAGGAGAAAAAGATTATATTCGGCAATCTGGCATGAATGTCTATACAATGCACGAGATAGATCGTTTAGGAATGTCGGAAGTCATGCATCAATCTATTAATTACCTTAAGGATAGGTGTGATGGCGTCCATTTAAGTCTCGATCTTGATGGTCTTGATCCCCATGATGCCCCAGGAGTAGGAACTCCGGTGTTAGGCGGTCTAACTTATAGAGAAAGCCATTTAGCCATGGAGATGCTCGCTGAAGCAAAAATGGTTACTTCAGCAGAATTTGTAGAAGTCAATCCTATACTAGATGAAAAAAATAAAACAGCTGAAGTGGCTGTAGCCTTAATGGGATCGCTATTTGGAGAAAAGCTGAAATAA